TGGCCGCCGGAACACCACCCGTCCTTCGCGGAGCAGGCGGGCGTGCGACTCGTAGATGACCGTCCAGCTCGGACTGCCCGCGCCGATCGCGGCGTGCGTGTCCTGCAGGCTGCTGGAGCGTGGGCCGAGCACCGGCTCGAAACCTGCGGCGGCGCAGGCCGACATCACCAGGTCGACCAGCGGTGGATTCGTACGGCGCTCGGTGATCCGGAGCGGCAGCTCACGAAGGTCCTTCAACGGGATCTCGTGGTCCGGGGCGACGGATCTTGGCAGAGCGATCAGGAGGGCGTCTTCCCAGACCGGGACGAACTCCAGTCCGGCTGCCTCGTCGAGACCACGGACAAAGGCCGCGTCCAGCTGGCCACTGCGGACGCGGTCCAGACGGGCGCGGGTCGAGGTGCTGATCAGCTCGACCCGGAGCCCTTCGGCGGATAGCTCCGCGACGACGGTCTCGAGCCGTTCGCCCAGTCCGGTGCTGGTTCCCAGGCGGAGGATGCGACCGGGGCTGCCGGTGGCGGCGGTGCGGGCGGCTTCGACGGACGCGAGTACGGCGCGCGCAGCCGGGAGGAAGCGTTGACCTGCCTCGGTCAGCCGGATCGCGCGGGCCGAGCGGTCGAAGAGGAGGACGTCCAGCTCGCGCTCCAGGCGGGCGATCTGCTGGCTCACGCCCGGCTGGCCGATGCCGAGCTGCTCGGCGGCGCGGCCGAAGTTGAGTACCTCGGCGACGGTGACGAAGTACTGGATCTGCCGTAACTCCATCTGATGATCATGGCGGATCCGGGAATGAGACGAGCCCGTGCCGGGTTGTCAGCGGTCATGGCGGACAAGACTGTGAAGATTCCTGGACCGGACCACCCGATCACCGTGGAGAAGAACCCGGACCGTGTGGTCGTGAAGGTCGGCGACCAGGTCATCGCGGACACCCGGGACGCGCTGTCGCTGCAGGAGGCGAACTACCCGGCGGTGCAGTACATCCCGCGCGATGACGTCGACCTCACGCTGCTCGAGCGCACCGAGCATCAGACCTACTGCCCGTACAAGGGCGACGCGTCGTACTACAGCCTCCTTCCCGCCGGGGCGGACGGCGAGAACGCGGTCTGGACGTACGAGCAGCCGTACGAGGCGGTCGCCGACATCCGCGACCACGTCGCCTTCTACCCCGACAAGGTGTCGATCGAGATCATCGCTTGAATCACCGGGGCGAGGAGCTCCGGCGGTACGACGTGATGCTGGTCGGGTAGTTCCCGGAGTGTCGCGTTCGGCAGGATCGGGACGATGCGGTGGGCGGCGTCGAGCATGAACGGCGCCGTCGCCGTCCCGGCGATGACGAGGGTCGGCGGCTTGATCGCGCGGAGCGTTTCGACCGGGGTGGTGCCTTCGTGGCCCATGACGGCGAAGTCGTAGGCGAGTGTCGGCGCGAGTTCGGCCACGCCCGGGGTAGCGGCAACCTGCAACGCCTCTGGTTTGGGCATGCCTGTCATCAGCAGGAACAGCTCGACCGCCTCCTGGTTCTGGCCGTCCCGGATCAGTTCGAGCACTTGCTCGCCGTCGTCCGACGGGTCCACGTCGTCCGGCCCGTACGGCGGCTCGTGCAGCACGACCTTGGTGAACGGCAGCCGGCTCGCTGCGATCGCGGCCAGTCCCGCACCGGACGAGTGCCCGTAGAGAGCCGCCGTACCACCGACGGCTGTCAGTAGCGCGGCGATGTCGTCCACCTCGCGCTGGACGCCGTACGGCGTGTTGTCACCGGAGTCACCGGAGTCACCGCGGCCGCGGCGGTCGTACGTCACCACGTCGAAGTGGTTCGCCAGCTCGTCGGCCAGCGGCCGGAGCGCGTTCCGATCGCACAGTGCTCCCCCGACCAGGATCAGCGGGTGCCCGCTGCCCAGGCGGTCGTAGGCGATCGTCGTACCGTCCGCGGATGTCACTTTCTCCATCTGCTGCTCCTCTGTCGTCGTTGCTGACGAAGAGGACGTCGGAGCCGTTCGAGACGCTTCGACATATCTGGTGGCGCGTGGGCGTTCTGGGTGATTCACTGCTTCGCGATGATCACCAGAGTCGATGACTACCTGCACAGGGTCCCGTTGTCCGGTTCGGTCGCCGAACAGGTCGGACCGTTCGCCTTGTTCCGCAGTACGACGGTTTGGCCGTACTACGCGCGCCCGGTGCCCGGCTCCGAGGTGAAGATCGAACCGGCGGACATCGAACTGGTGCGCGCGCGGTGTGCCGAGCTGGAGATCCCGCTGAGCTTCGAGTGGGTCGTGGAGACCTGTCCCTCGTTGGGCGACGCAGCGGCCGCGGCTGGGCTCAATGTGGTTCAGCACCCGTTGCTGGTGCTGGAGCGCGCTGACTTCCGTCCTGCCAAGGCTGATGCCCGCTGCGAGATCCTCTCCGCTGACGAAGATGCGGTCCGGCAGGCGCGTGCCGTCGCCGGAGAGGCGTTCCGCGAGCCGGGTACGTCTGTCGGCACGGCTGGACCGGCCGAGAGGGATTCAGCGGCTGCTGCGATGTCGGCCGACATGGTCTTGGGGCTGCAGAGCAGGGCGCTCCGCGGCGTGGCAGTAACTGCCGGTGCGTTCACCGACGACGGCATGGTCGCCAGCGGGACCCACCAGCCGGTCGACTCCACCACGGAGATCGTCGGCGTCGGCACACTGCCCTCCATGCGCCGCCGCGGCCTTGCAGCCGCCG
This Kribbella sp. NBC_00482 DNA region includes the following protein-coding sequences:
- a CDS encoding GNAT family N-acetyltransferase codes for the protein MITRVDDYLHRVPLSGSVAEQVGPFALFRSTTVWPYYARPVPGSEVKIEPADIELVRARCAELEIPLSFEWVVETCPSLGDAAAAAGLNVVQHPLLVLERADFRPAKADARCEILSADEDAVRQARAVAGEAFREPGTSVGTAGPAERDSAAAAMSADMVLGLQSRALRGVAVTAGAFTDDGMVASGTHQPVDSTTEIVGVGTLPSMRRRGLAAAVTSALVEHALDNGVDLVLLSAESDAVAAVYERVGFHRIGHAGAAE
- a CDS encoding alpha/beta fold hydrolase; translated protein: MEKVTSADGTTIAYDRLGSGHPLILVGGALCDRNALRPLADELANHFDVVTYDRRGRGDSGDSGDNTPYGVQREVDDIAALLTAVGGTAALYGHSSGAGLAAIAASRLPFTKVVLHEPPYGPDDVDPSDDGEQVLELIRDGQNQEAVELFLLMTGMPKPEALQVAATPGVAELAPTLAYDFAVMGHEGTTPVETLRAIKPPTLVIAGTATAPFMLDAAHRIVPILPNATLRELPDQHHVVPPELLAPVIQAMISIDTLSG
- a CDS encoding LysR family transcriptional regulator, encoding MELRQIQYFVTVAEVLNFGRAAEQLGIGQPGVSQQIARLERELDVLLFDRSARAIRLTEAGQRFLPAARAVLASVEAARTAATGSPGRILRLGTSTGLGERLETVVAELSAEGLRVELISTSTRARLDRVRSGQLDAAFVRGLDEAAGLEFVPVWEDALLIALPRSVAPDHEIPLKDLRELPLRITERRTNPPLVDLVMSACAAAGFEPVLGPRSSSLQDTHAAIGAGSPSWTVIYESHARLLREGRVVFRRPSPRLALTTSLAVPAGTTVSGDLAVLLEACRKASDQFE
- a CDS encoding DUF427 domain-containing protein: MRRARAGLSAVMADKTVKIPGPDHPITVEKNPDRVVVKVGDQVIADTRDALSLQEANYPAVQYIPRDDVDLTLLERTEHQTYCPYKGDASYYSLLPAGADGENAVWTYEQPYEAVADIRDHVAFYPDKVSIEIIA